From a single Lolium rigidum isolate FL_2022 chromosome 7, APGP_CSIRO_Lrig_0.1, whole genome shotgun sequence genomic region:
- the LOC124674939 gene encoding elicitor-responsive protein 3-like has product MAQAGTLEVLLVGAKGLENTDYLCNMDPYALLRVTSNEQRSSVAEGKGSEPEWNETFVFTTSENATELCIKLLDDDNGTNDDDVGEARIPLDAVYTEGSIPPTVYNVVKDEEYCGEIRIGLKFTPEEA; this is encoded by the exons ATGGCGCAGGCCGGGACGCTCGAGGTGCTGCTTGTCGGAGCCAAGGGGCTCGAGAACACCGACTACCTCT GCAACATGGATCCCTACGCGCTTCTCAGAGTCACCTCCAATGAGCAGAGGAGCTCCGTTGCAGAAG GCAAAGGAAGTGAGCCGGAATGGAACGAAACCTTTGTGTTCACGACCTCCGAAAACGCAACCGAGCTCTGCATCAAGCTCCTGGACGACGACAATGGTACCAACGACGACGATGTTGGTGAAGCAAG GATCCCTTTGGATGCTGTCTATACTGAAGGAAGCATACCACCAACAGTTTACAATGTTGTCAAAGATGAAGAGTACTGTGGAGAAATCAGAATTGGTCTGAAATTCACTCCAGAG